agacttgaaaatggcgccccctcatGGATTAAAATACAGGGGGAGGGGGCGAGGGTTCAGTAACCGTGAAACCGTCGTTGTGGCGCTCACCCCCCCTCTCCTCCAGCGCCGGCGGcactggcgggggccatccctgccacccgccccctagcggggacgcaccacaacgccgaaataccacaacgccgaaatgccaaattgaccagaactccgacagctagaaaactgctgtgtaccacaacgccaaattactacaacgccgaaaaatgtcatttcagaactgccacaaaagttaggttaggttagactacgttaggttaggctaggttaagttgtcgtaggctggtcgactagtccctgacactgctgctgttctgccggctactcagggttcggtagaggggggttcaggccgcgtggccgagggacttagtctccagagatgaaatgagaacaactcgactaaagtttgatggtcctttatactcaagacactgaacactttacatggggctgccgcgtttccgcctgtgactatttctatgtgggtcgaaacccggttccgcgcactaatctggttaagaaaattacgggacaTCCCGCCCGTGACGACTATTACTTCCACAGTAAGAAATATAATTCTTATGACCCGCGCGCGAAAGGATGTCTGTCTGATGGTACAGCACActggccagaaagaaatgaaCAGCACAGAACCTATGACGGCGAATGATCAGTTTGAAAATGAACCACGACTCGCCAAAATTGAGAGCAGAACACACGTGCGTGCTAATGACAAGATGAGAGCTCGCGACTGAATAGCAAAttaacaagctcgactgcaaGTTGAGAGAACGTCTCCGCACAGCAAAAGTCTAGAACTTCTGTTAATACCGCGCCCGTTTTTCTCATCGTCCCGGAGCGGCGTCACCAacacgtccgtcgcctctcgtgccgggtccacgactccTTCCCCCAACCCTGCCGCgcctgagcgcccgcgtctcccccccttctccgcgagcccgcgggaacacgctgattggtcacaggcggaagccacggccttggcacctggtgaacaattaaaacttataaaatacaaaacccttcaatacaaaaataattaaaataaaatataagcaaaaatatgtacaaaaacgtaaaacaaaaatatatttacaataaataatatgtcaaatcctgtattgaaaacaaacgtcgcacgtcaccgtcacttgcgtcgcacaacacgctcaagagatggcgctggcgaggcataacggcctgaaggagccgggtagacacttgggtcgacatcAAAGTTAGGTTCGGTTAAATTACActatgttatgttaggtttgattgtggtatttcggcgttaaggtacatttaagaaacacacacaaattcattcagttgttatttcggcgttgtggtaacgaccccccgcTAGCTACGGCACTGCGTCTGATGCAGTGTCCTGTGTCCGTGCCGGAGCCAGTGCTGTTGGACAGGTGGTGCTGGGGCAGGACCCGTCGCTACGCGTGGATGACGACTGCCCGTGGGACATAAACATCGAGCAAAGAGCGACGCGGCACGATCAAGGATCGGAAACAGTCACAATCACAACCAACGTCGCAGGTCAGAGAGTGTGTCGACGTAGCCTGCCGTCACTGGGTTGCCTGCTCGCCCCGCTGTGACTTAGCAATTTTCCcggcatgtgacaaaataattgaTGCACCAGCTCCTTAATCCTTTTTTGACAGTTTAAAACTGGTTTCCTACAGTTTTCTTTATGTAAAAATTAGAGAATGGGAATGTACAACAAGGGTTTGAGACAAGTCAGGAAATAAAGCAGATTTAAAATCGTAATTAATGCAATTACTGAAGAATCTTATGTGCCACAAAAAATTTTCAAGGGCTGCtgctaatttttaattatttgaatcacCGCTTTATTGTGTTATATTATCAATTCAATAGAGGTGATGTAAAGGGTTTTGTTTTGCCTGTTTTGTGCATGTTAGGGCAAGGAATAATGATTTTGCTAGGTCTGACTCATCTAATTTATGTACTCAGTGCCAAGTTgcttggaaattattttaatcatgAGCTTAAGATTTTCAGTGCTCAGCAATGGGCGCATAAAATTAATTGTCTGCTGAATTCCATTTATTCGGAGAATCTGCctttgcagagagagagagagatagagagagagagagagagagagagatagagagagatagagagagagataagaATTGCTTCAGTATGTCAGATATAAAGAAATCTATAATACAACAGTGGCAATGCTAGTGTGATAGCACTGATGATGTAGGAGTAGCTATCAAGTTCTTTGTAATGTGGGTTCTACGAAAAAGTAGGTAATTAGAATTAAAATGTCATATAATAGCAGGTAGGCTAAGTTTTGCCGATTCCATCACCTCTGTTATTCTTTATATTAGCTCATGATGCAGCACCTGTTAACCAATCCAGTGCTCTTTAAGGGAGCTGTGAGACCTGGAGGGAAAACAAATCTGAGATCTTCCAGGTCTGTGATAACAATCTCAGCTTTACTTAATTATAGCATGATTATAATAACTATATGGTCTAACGACAATTAATAACACATTATTTAACGAACACAAATTTATGTCCTATATGTTGTCCTAAGTTACAAGTAACTTGATATTTTCAATTTTGATTTATAATAGATAACATAAATACAATCtgtctaaaaatctgaaataccATACTAAAGCGAATGCATTGTTCATGTTACTAATTAAATGTAGGgatactgaaattaaaaaaaaattgtgatgttaGGTTTGAGAAACGTGTGGCCATGCTCcaaaactaataattaattatgtatttgTATTCTATTCAATTTCAAATAATGATACTTGGAAATAACCAATATTCAGTTGTATTTTAATCTTCAGCAGTTTGGTGATTCTTGGGTGATAATCGACATTGAGGTTACTAGTATTTGTTGTACAACATAAACGTGTACACATCCAGTGAGTGTCGTGTCTTGCGCCTGCGCAGCGCCGCCGCGGGTCGACGTGCGCGGGTACACGCTCCTGCCCGGTCACGGGTACTACAGGGTGCACCGGGTACCCGCCACGTGGGAGCAGGCTCGCCAGACGTGCGCGGACGAGGGCGCCCACCTGGTGGTCCTCAACAGCGACGCAGAGGCGGCGGCAGTGCGGGGACTGATTGGCGGCGTGCACATCTCGGGTACAAGCGACGACTGGTACCTGCACGCCGGCTTCCACGACCAGCTCCAGGAGGGCAGCTACGTCACTGTCCTGGGTGAGTTCCTGCGGCCCCGCGCTGGGACCTGCCCCTCTGCTTCTGTTTGCCACCAGACACATTACAAGTGAACCCTTACACTTCGACAAACCATTCCgattataaaacaaaacatttaatgttCCAGTTGAACAATAAAACTAATCAAAGTACACACTGAAGGTTCTTGTATGGCGATTAAAAACCTGCTAAGAGTCTTACACTTGTCTAACTCTCTACTTTATTCTTTATTTCCCTTCCCCTCTTTGCCATCGAGGGCTCTACTCCTGAATCTTTCACTTTTAATTGCGCTCTAATGATTCATCTTCTTGAGCTAACTTCCTGCCTGcgaagttttgttttaaaactatgCAAAGTGGTTCTTTGTGAAATAGGTACAACAGCTTTGTGTACACATCATATTGACTGAATATTTCTAGTTCAACAGGAATGTTGTTTGGATAATATAATAATATCTACACTATGGTCGTCCAATATGGTGTGGTGCAAATCAGCCCAAATTTCATCTCTGGGTAGGTACCTGTTTTCACCCAGGAAGtggttcaaaatttaatttactgtcAACTGATAAAAACAAAACTGTACCTTGCATCATAAGTGGGAAAAGAAGGGAATATTGAAATGGTACTCGGGATGCCGCAATTGAAACGTTGCTTGTTAACGAAGGGCAAAGTTATCTAGAGGATGGTGTTGGAACCACTGCCATATAATTTGAGATTAATATGTTCACATTTTCCCCAACTAACGATTGTAAATATGACTGCAATGTAGGTACTTACCCCTCCACTGCTGGAGTGATTACAATATAAGGGTGCTTGCTGTTTAAGTGTTGGCTACAGCTTTCTTTCCAGTAAAAAATATGTGAAGTGTACGAACGTATTGTGCAATGGAAGCACATCTTTCTCTTCAGCGTTAATGATCACCCTTCGCTCAGTTCAAAGCACACACATGGCTTATCACCAGGGTGTTATCTGGATCACTGAGTTACTCCGTCCCTAGTGTCCAGAAATGTCATGAAGGTTTCTAAAACTTCAAGAATTCTcaaatctttaaaattttgaattactaAGGTATGCTTCACATAATTGTGAATTAGTTTTAGATGTTGCTTGGTTTGAACTTATAATGTGTGATGTTTACTTGAAGTGcagttttttctgtgtttttactCTTTGCTAAACAAACCATACTATTTTTTCTGAGTGGTAATCAAGGAATCAGTGGCAG
Above is a genomic segment from Bacillus rossius redtenbacheri isolate Brsri chromosome 7, Brsri_v3, whole genome shotgun sequence containing:
- the LOC134534244 gene encoding hemolymph lipopolysaccharide-binding protein-like translates to MFLKLCSMSLWCQVTWMSFFLGNVLGSTTQCHSSTADTTSFSIVSRRNATGHWSTEVVLGQDPSLRVDDDCPWDINIEQRATRHDQGSETVTITTNVAAPPRVDVRGYTLLPGHGYYRVHRVPATWEQARQTCADEGAHLVVLNSDAEAAAVRGLIGGVHISGTSDDWYLHAGFHDQLQEGSYVTVLGGSLSRTGYTTWKRGEPNNDGNEDCGSINRSADLNDVSCTKRLYFVCEL